The bacterium genome has a segment encoding these proteins:
- a CDS encoding T9SS type A sorting domain-containing protein, protein MNANIVWAQKTYYIDSKNGDDNYNGLSINTAWKSHTMVSTVTFQPGDTIAFKKGSQFTGPIQFTESGTEQNPITITSYGEGELPRFTNPNDEDLNGNCIRISGSWIILEGLYFHDTPPINMQENDRLRIFKTGAVVNWHGAQHNIIRNNKIINCTQGIQSNAEYTLITKNYIDGPDKALWDAPEDVFDGWGPIGIHLCIGNQEVCYNIIKNNLTENSPFGQDGGAIEIDDGRYHKDNIYIHHNYTEGNAGFIESSWGWDYNPYVQEDHHLIVAFNICVDEQDWLLMWAPCHDCYFDNNTVIRTSTRYGSDVVDIPFPGIQFRNNLIIYTNYVYRFNGAKGIITDNNWYFKENDPGAVHWDTHQAGSGDPGLVDLENGDYHLKSDSPLRGKGSNLSEYYTVDYDGKPLPKNGVWDIGAFQFPELSPYIIKNFKLRQNYPNPFNTSTIINFIIPRTDNVTMAVYNLVGQKIRTLLKNKIGAGNHFVRWNGKDNKGNMASSGIYFYRLESGNCIETKKMMLIH, encoded by the coding sequence TTGAATGCAAATATCGTCTGGGCTCAAAAAACATACTACATTGATTCCAAAAATGGAGATGATAACTATAACGGACTTTCAATAAACACTGCATGGAAATCTCATACTATGGTTTCAACTGTTACTTTTCAGCCCGGTGACACCATTGCTTTTAAAAAAGGCTCTCAGTTTACCGGACCAATTCAGTTTACTGAATCAGGTACTGAACAAAATCCCATAACAATCACTTCTTATGGTGAAGGTGAACTTCCCCGGTTTACAAACCCTAATGATGAAGATTTGAATGGTAACTGTATTAGAATATCAGGAAGTTGGATTATTTTGGAAGGTCTCTATTTTCATGATACACCTCCAATCAACATGCAAGAAAATGATAGACTGAGAATATTTAAAACAGGTGCAGTAGTTAATTGGCATGGTGCTCAACATAACATTATTAGAAATAATAAGATTATAAACTGCACCCAGGGGATACAGTCAAATGCTGAATATACCCTGATAACGAAGAACTACATAGACGGGCCAGATAAGGCACTTTGGGACGCACCAGAGGACGTGTTTGATGGATGGGGACCAATAGGAATACATTTATGTATTGGAAATCAGGAGGTCTGCTATAACATAATAAAAAATAACTTAACCGAGAATAGTCCTTTTGGTCAGGACGGCGGTGCAATAGAAATTGACGATGGCAGATATCACAAGGACAATATTTATATTCATCACAATTATACAGAAGGGAATGCTGGTTTTATTGAATCAAGTTGGGGATGGGATTACAATCCGTATGTTCAGGAAGATCACCATTTAATAGTTGCTTTCAATATTTGTGTTGATGAGCAAGATTGGTTGCTTATGTGGGCACCATGTCATGACTGTTATTTTGATAATAATACAGTAATTAGAACCAGTACAAGATATGGTTCGGATGTTGTTGATATCCCCTTTCCTGGAATTCAATTTAGAAACAATTTGATAATATATACTAATTATGTCTATCGATTCAACGGTGCGAAAGGCATTATTACAGATAACAACTGGTATTTTAAGGAAAATGATCCTGGGGCTGTGCACTGGGATACACATCAGGCAGGAAGTGGTGATCCTGGCCTTGTTGATTTAGAAAATGGAGATTATCATTTAAAAAGTGATAGCCCCTTACGAGGAAAAGGTTCAAACTTGAGTGAGTATTATACAGTTGATTATGACGGCAAACCTCTTCCTAAAAATGGAGTATGGGATATAGGTGCTTTTCAGTTTCCGGAATTATCTCCTTACATTATAAAAAACTTTAAATTGCGACAGAACTATCCTAATCCATTCAATACAAGTACAATAATCAATTTTATTATTCCAAGAACTGATAATGTAACAATGGCTGTTTATAATCTTGTGGGACAAAAAATACGGACTCTGCTAAAAAATAAAATAGGTGCTGGAAACCATTTTGTTAGATGGAACGGAAAAGATAATAAAGGTAATATGGCTTCGTCCGGAATTTATTTTTATAGATTGGAATCTGGAAATTGTATTGAAACAAAAAAAATGATGTTAATACATTAA